In Paenibacillus phoenicis, one genomic interval encodes:
- a CDS encoding DUF2768 family protein, whose amino-acid sequence MDAMTKMWLSIAAVLIMGVSVFLITFARTKTKGWIKGILSLLAFFIMLVGFLTGLVSIT is encoded by the coding sequence ATGGATGCAATGACGAAGATGTGGCTATCGATCGCCGCCGTATTGATCATGGGGGTCTCGGTCTTTTTAATCACATTTGCACGGACGAAAACCAAAGGGTGGATTAAGGGAATCTTATCGCTCCTTGCCTTTTTTATTATGCTGGTGGGCTTTTTGACCGGGCTTGTGTCGATTACTTGA
- a CDS encoding HU family DNA-binding protein, with the protein MNKSDLIAQVAESTELSKKDATKAVDAVFDAISTALQNGDKVQLVGFGNFEVRERSARKGRNPQTGEEIEIPASKIPAFKPGKALKDGIK; encoded by the coding sequence ATGAACAAATCCGATTTGATTGCTCAAGTTGCAGAAAGTACTGAGCTGTCCAAGAAAGACGCGACTAAAGCGGTTGACGCCGTTTTTGATGCGATTTCCACAGCGCTGCAGAACGGAGATAAAGTTCAACTGGTTGGCTTCGGTAACTTTGAAGTCCGCGAGCGTTCCGCCCGTAAAGGCCGCAACCCGCAAACCGGAGAGGAAATCGAAATCCCTGCGAGCAAAATTCCTGCTTTCAAACCAGGTAAAGCGCTCAAAGACGGAATTAAATAA
- the mtrB gene encoding trp RNA-binding attenuation protein MtrB has protein sequence MDNQQHGNDPSAAGGDYFVVKAKEQGVTVIGLTRGKDTRFHHTEKLDKGEVLIAQFTDHTSAVKIRGKALVYTKHGLIDTEE, from the coding sequence ATGGATAACCAGCAACACGGTAACGATCCATCTGCCGCGGGCGGAGACTATTTCGTGGTTAAGGCCAAAGAACAAGGCGTTACGGTCATCGGGCTGACCCGGGGGAAGGATACGCGGTTTCACCACACCGAGAAGTTGGACAAGGGTGAGGTGCTCATCGCCCAATTTACCGATCACACCTCCGCCGTCAAGATTCGCGGCAAAGCGCTCGTCTATACGAAGCACGGCTTGATCGATACGGAAGAATGA
- the spoIVA gene encoding stage IV sporulation protein A: protein MEKVDIFKDIAERTGGDIYLGVVGAVRTGKSTFIKRFMETVVLPNIANEADRVRAVDELPQSAAGKTIMTTEPKFVPNNAVQIKVAEGLEVNVRLVDCVGYAVEGAKGYEDENGPRMISTPWFEEPIPFQEAAEIGTRKVIQEHSTLGVVVTTDGTIADIPRYSYVESEERVVAELKEVGKPFVLVINSTRPNSEETQQLRGELAAKYDIPVLALSAATMTEEDVTGVLREVLYEFPVHEVNVNLPSWVMVLNENHWLRTNFENSVRDTVKDIRRLRDVDRVVGNFMEYDFIDRAGLSGLNMGQGVAEIDLYAPDDLYDRILMEVVGVEIRGKDHLLQLMQEFTHAKREYDRFAEALEMVKTTGYGIAAPTLAEMALDEPELIRQGSRFGVRLKATAPSIHMIRVDVESEFAPIIGTEKQSEELVRYLMQDFENDPIKIWESDIFGRSLHSIVREGIQGKIAMMPDNARYKLQETLGRIINEGSGGLIAIIL, encoded by the coding sequence TTGGAGAAAGTGGACATTTTTAAGGACATTGCCGAACGAACTGGAGGCGACATCTATCTAGGGGTCGTCGGTGCCGTCCGTACCGGGAAGTCGACCTTTATTAAGCGATTCATGGAAACTGTCGTACTCCCGAACATCGCAAATGAAGCAGATCGAGTCCGCGCGGTAGATGAACTTCCGCAAAGCGCCGCCGGCAAAACTATTATGACGACCGAACCGAAGTTTGTCCCGAACAATGCGGTGCAAATCAAGGTGGCTGAAGGACTCGAGGTAAACGTAAGACTCGTCGATTGCGTCGGATACGCCGTGGAAGGCGCAAAAGGCTACGAGGACGAAAATGGGCCGCGAATGATCTCCACCCCATGGTTTGAAGAACCGATTCCGTTCCAAGAGGCTGCGGAAATCGGAACGCGCAAAGTCATCCAGGAACATTCCACGTTAGGGGTTGTCGTGACGACGGATGGAACGATCGCCGATATTCCGCGTTATTCTTACGTGGAATCTGAGGAGCGGGTGGTTGCCGAACTGAAGGAGGTCGGCAAGCCATTTGTGCTGGTGATCAACTCGACGCGTCCAAACAGTGAGGAAACACAGCAACTCCGCGGTGAGTTGGCCGCAAAATATGACATTCCGGTCCTTGCGCTCAGCGCAGCGACAATGACGGAAGAAGACGTGACCGGTGTCCTCCGGGAAGTTCTGTATGAGTTCCCGGTACATGAGGTCAACGTCAACCTGCCTAGCTGGGTGATGGTACTGAACGAGAACCACTGGCTGCGCACCAATTTTGAGAACTCCGTCCGTGACACGGTTAAGGATATTCGCCGTCTGCGCGATGTCGACCGGGTTGTCGGAAATTTCATGGAATACGATTTTATCGATCGAGCTGGTCTGAGCGGACTGAATATGGGTCAAGGTGTAGCGGAGATCGATCTGTATGCGCCGGATGATCTGTATGATCGCATCCTGATGGAAGTGGTGGGTGTAGAAATTCGCGGCAAAGACCATTTGCTGCAGCTGATGCAGGAATTCACGCACGCGAAACGGGAATACGACCGGTTCGCCGAGGCGCTGGAAATGGTCAAAACGACCGGTTACGGTATCGCTGCGCCGACGCTTGCGGAAATGGCGTTGGATGAGCCAGAGCTGATCCGTCAAGGCTCCCGCTTCGGGGTAAGGCTGAAGGCGACGGCACCATCGATCCATATGATCCGCGTCGATGTCGAGTCGGAATTTGCGCCGATCATCGGGACCGAGAAGCAAAGCGAAGAGCTTGTCCGCTACCTGATGCAGGATTTCGAGAACGATCCGATCAAGATTTGGGAATCCGACATCTTCGGCAGATCCCTGCACTCGATCGTACGCGAAGGCATTCAAGGCAAAATTGCCATGATGCCGGATAACGCACGTTACAAGCTGCAGGAAACGCTGGGGCGGATTATCAACGAAGGCTCCGGCGGCCTCATCGCCATCATTCTATAG
- a CDS encoding NAD(P)H-dependent glycerol-3-phosphate dehydrogenase, whose amino-acid sequence MSNKAAVLVAGSWGTALASVLADKDMEVALWTRSEAQQDEINTKHRNERFLPGVDLSPRLTATTDLEAAVTGAKAVVMVAPSSAVREVARSLKPFWHEDMLLVHATKGFEIESMKRMSTVIAEELGCEEGRIVVLSGPSHAEEVVKRCPTTVVVAAQDAAQAELAQDLFMNPYFRVYTNRDMVGVELAGALKNIIALGAGMSDGLGYGDNAKAALLTRGLAEITRVGVEMGANPLTFAGLAGVGDLVVTATSRHSRNWRAGFMLGEGKPLEEVLTQMGMVVEGIRTTKAAHAISEKYQVQMPIAAQLYHVLFEGLDPRTAVEALMGRDRKTEMEVMSLETWEQWHT is encoded by the coding sequence TTGTCTAATAAAGCCGCCGTGCTGGTGGCGGGCAGTTGGGGAACGGCACTCGCCAGTGTGCTCGCCGACAAAGACATGGAAGTTGCCTTGTGGACACGTAGCGAAGCGCAACAGGATGAAATCAATACGAAACATCGCAATGAACGTTTTTTGCCTGGCGTGGACTTGTCGCCTCGCCTTACGGCAACCACTGATTTGGAAGCCGCAGTGACCGGTGCGAAAGCGGTCGTGATGGTTGCGCCGTCCTCGGCGGTTCGTGAGGTTGCTCGATCACTAAAGCCTTTCTGGCATGAGGATATGCTGCTGGTGCATGCCACCAAGGGCTTTGAGATTGAGAGCATGAAGCGGATGTCGACGGTGATCGCGGAGGAACTCGGCTGTGAAGAGGGGCGTATTGTTGTATTGTCCGGTCCTAGCCATGCGGAGGAAGTTGTGAAACGCTGCCCGACCACTGTGGTTGTCGCTGCACAGGACGCGGCCCAGGCTGAATTGGCTCAGGACCTGTTCATGAACCCGTATTTCCGCGTCTACACCAACCGGGATATGGTAGGCGTGGAGCTTGCCGGGGCTTTAAAAAATATCATCGCGCTGGGCGCCGGAATGTCCGATGGACTGGGCTACGGGGACAACGCCAAGGCGGCACTGCTTACCCGCGGTCTTGCGGAGATTACGCGGGTCGGCGTTGAAATGGGAGCCAACCCGCTGACCTTTGCCGGTTTGGCCGGGGTCGGTGACCTGGTCGTGACGGCAACCAGCCGGCACAGCCGGAACTGGCGAGCTGGGTTTATGCTGGGCGAAGGCAAACCGCTGGAGGAAGTATTAACCCAGATGGGCATGGTTGTAGAAGGCATTCGCACAACGAAAGCGGCCCATGCCATCTCTGAGAAGTATCAGGTGCAGATGCCGATTGCGGCTCAGCTTTACCACGTCCTATTCGAGGGGCTGGACCCGCGCACCGCTGTAGAGGCGCTGATGGGACGCGACCGGAAAACGGAGATGGAAGTGATGTCCCTAGAAACCTGGGAACAATGGCACACTTGA
- a CDS encoding DUF3939 domain-containing protein, which yields MTKLRYLKHTCLRSAALVVLLALTTSLLSGCLYRGERQQGGPVSYMESVDRVQRALDRFQEDKGILPIITAGEDTPRYEKYKIDLNQLKREGYLDELPAAAFEQGGSVYFLVIDEETDPTVKVMDLNTIQKVNDVQHKVLSYRTSHGDALPGEANGEVYPGLYTVDLPLLKADSLALTSVYSGETLSYLMDKQGNVYVDYAFDIMQAIDQSGKTPQGDEDLRTWLTDRSAFVPVKSPPYRWNGSEPVPYLN from the coding sequence ATGACGAAGTTACGTTATTTGAAGCATACCTGCTTGAGATCAGCGGCGCTGGTTGTCTTATTGGCGTTAACGACCTCGCTGCTGTCAGGCTGTTTGTACCGCGGGGAGAGGCAGCAGGGCGGCCCGGTTTCCTATATGGAGAGCGTGGACCGGGTTCAACGGGCTTTGGACCGTTTTCAGGAAGATAAGGGGATCCTGCCGATCATTACTGCCGGGGAGGATACTCCGCGATACGAGAAATACAAGATCGATTTGAACCAATTGAAGCGGGAAGGTTATTTGGATGAGCTTCCGGCGGCAGCCTTTGAGCAGGGCGGAAGCGTCTATTTTCTCGTTATCGATGAAGAAACCGACCCTACGGTTAAAGTAATGGATTTAAACACGATTCAGAAGGTGAACGACGTCCAGCACAAAGTGCTGAGCTACCGTACAAGCCACGGAGATGCTCTCCCGGGCGAGGCCAATGGTGAGGTCTATCCGGGTCTGTATACGGTTGATCTCCCGTTGCTTAAGGCCGACAGCTTGGCATTGACCAGTGTCTATTCCGGGGAGACCCTTTCCTACCTGATGGACAAGCAGGGCAATGTGTACGTGGATTACGCTTTTGATATTATGCAGGCGATCGATCAGTCTGGGAAAACGCCGCAAGGCGACGAAGATCTGCGCACCTGGTTGACGGACCGCTCCGCGTTCGTTCCGGTGAAGTCGCCGCCTTACCGTTGGAACGGAAGCGAACCCGTACCATATCTCAATTAA
- a CDS encoding UbiX family flavin prenyltransferase has product MDKGKSIVVGITGASGSIYGVKLIETLLGMNFLVHLVVSNAGWRVIKEELGWNTSDREATLEEHFGQLPGKLVYHPIADIGASIASGSFLTHGMIVMPCSMGTLSSIANGTSDNLMARAADVMLKEGRPLVLVPRETPLHAIHLENMLKLARLGVRIIPAMPAFYFGPQTIDDLVRFLVGKVLDNLGIEHALFKRWGDQNEQSGE; this is encoded by the coding sequence ATGGATAAAGGGAAATCGATTGTTGTCGGCATAACTGGGGCCAGTGGTTCGATCTATGGAGTGAAGCTGATTGAAACGCTGTTAGGTATGAACTTCCTCGTGCATCTCGTTGTATCCAATGCAGGGTGGCGAGTGATCAAGGAGGAGCTCGGTTGGAACACGAGCGATCGGGAGGCGACGCTGGAGGAACATTTCGGTCAGCTTCCCGGGAAGCTGGTATACCATCCGATCGCGGATATTGGGGCTTCGATCGCCAGCGGTTCTTTCCTCACGCACGGGATGATCGTTATGCCTTGTTCGATGGGAACCCTGTCTTCGATCGCAAACGGAACGTCCGACAATCTGATGGCTCGGGCAGCCGATGTCATGCTGAAGGAAGGCCGGCCGCTTGTGCTGGTGCCACGCGAAACGCCACTGCATGCGATCCATTTGGAGAACATGCTGAAGCTGGCTCGACTTGGCGTGCGCATCATCCCGGCGATGCCGGCATTTTATTTCGGACCGCAGACCATTGATGATCTGGTCCGGTTTTTAGTTGGTAAAGTGCTCGACAATCTGGGCATCGAGCATGCGTTATTCAAGAGATGGGGGGATCAGAATGAACAATCGGGAGAATGA
- a CDS encoding heptaprenyl diphosphate synthase component 1 gives MKPYRITELANKYVSYDMITAYTALPEFPVPRVRLLYTFLTEREGLSLESAETCALAAFLVQLGMDTHDRIDLESGLGEATRAMRSRQLKVLAGDYFSGVFYHLLAGAGEIGMVPLMSSAICEVNRLKVQLYSKLKQMLLPAEDYLKECVHVKMGLFLSFTEILDKSVQSLWQKLLAELSRCEVMLEEIRSTSELPHERKGYAYLRIMETGSSEDKTALSTRKVGERDWSLMLVKYNIKEQLLSMLHQSVDHVQSLLHECKKETARTELKSILEPFIAVLSPSRRSVQEG, from the coding sequence ATGAAACCTTATCGCATAACAGAATTGGCAAATAAATATGTCAGTTACGACATGATTACCGCATACACGGCGCTTCCGGAGTTTCCGGTGCCCCGTGTTCGTTTGCTTTATACGTTTTTAACCGAGCGGGAGGGGCTGTCGCTGGAGTCAGCTGAGACCTGTGCGCTGGCCGCGTTCCTCGTGCAGCTTGGCATGGACACCCATGATCGCATCGATCTGGAGTCCGGACTGGGGGAAGCAACCCGGGCCATGCGTTCGCGCCAGCTCAAGGTACTGGCCGGTGACTATTTCAGCGGCGTGTTTTATCATCTGCTAGCTGGAGCCGGGGAGATCGGCATGGTCCCGTTGATGAGCTCGGCCATCTGTGAGGTGAACCGCTTGAAGGTCCAGCTGTACAGCAAGTTGAAGCAGATGTTATTGCCTGCGGAAGACTATCTGAAGGAATGCGTCCATGTCAAAATGGGGCTTTTTCTTTCTTTTACGGAGATCCTGGACAAGTCGGTCCAAAGCTTATGGCAGAAGCTGCTGGCGGAGTTAAGCCGCTGTGAAGTCATGCTGGAAGAAATCCGGTCTACTTCTGAGCTGCCGCACGAACGTAAAGGTTACGCCTATTTGCGCATCATGGAAACCGGATCCTCCGAGGATAAAACTGCGCTCTCCACCCGCAAAGTCGGCGAGCGGGACTGGTCGCTGATGCTTGTGAAATACAATATCAAGGAACAACTGCTGTCTATGCTGCACCAATCGGTGGATCACGTCCAATCGCTGCTGCATGAATGCAAGAAGGAAACCGCGCGAACGGAGCTCAAATCGATTCTTGAGCCGTTTATCGCTGTGCTTTCACCGTCACGCCGTTCCGTGCAAGAAGGGTAG
- a CDS encoding nucleotidyltransferase family protein: protein MQQQDSKAYADLTEELCKLAESCGMEGKWLLGGSCGLWLQGVELATVPRDIDVYADLATADRLHERLRQFATDQPRHDRSGIYTSRLSHYRIGESTIELVGGFEVHTAGAFYRTEIEALLAPAAQRVKLRDSALWVMPLAHELVFNLLRERPDRYLPIAGMIRKEPDRHLPLLDELLKRNEWSADWVGRMAELLDRPLLSRPWREYRGRKA, encoded by the coding sequence ATGCAACAACAAGATAGCAAAGCCTATGCCGATTTAACCGAAGAATTATGCAAGCTGGCCGAAAGCTGTGGAATGGAGGGCAAGTGGCTGCTAGGGGGAAGCTGCGGATTGTGGCTCCAGGGGGTTGAGCTTGCGACGGTTCCGCGGGATATCGACGTCTATGCGGATCTGGCGACCGCCGACCGGCTGCACGAGCGGCTCCGGCAGTTTGCGACGGACCAGCCGCGTCATGACCGGAGCGGAATCTATACCTCCCGGTTAAGCCATTACCGTATTGGCGAGTCGACAATTGAGCTGGTAGGCGGATTTGAAGTCCATACCGCCGGGGCGTTCTATCGGACGGAGATAGAAGCGTTGCTCGCGCCGGCCGCGCAGCGTGTGAAATTGCGTGATAGCGCTTTATGGGTCATGCCGTTAGCCCATGAATTGGTGTTTAACCTCCTGCGCGAGCGTCCGGATCGCTATTTGCCGATTGCGGGGATGATCCGTAAAGAGCCGGATCGACATCTGCCCCTGTTGGACGAGCTGTTGAAACGGAACGAATGGTCGGCGGATTGGGTTGGACGGATGGCTGAGTTGTTGGATCGCCCGCTGCTCTCTCGGCCATGGCGCGAATATCGCGGCAGGAAGGCTTAA
- the der gene encoding ribosome biogenesis GTPase Der translates to MARPVVAIVGRPNVGKSTIFNRIIGDRLAIVEDKPGITRDRIYGASEWNGKPFSIIDTGGIELDDKEPILKSIRMQAELAIEEADVIVFMCDAKAGVTTSDEEVANLLYRSGKPVIVAVNKVDNIGRIDNIYEFYNLGFGEPIGVSGSHGTGIGDLLDAIADNLPELADDEYDDDVIRVALIGRPNVGKSSLVNAILGEERVIVSDIAGTTRDAIDTPFEKDGQRYVLIDTAGMRKRGKVYETTEKYSVMRAMKAIERADVVLVLINGEEGIIEQDKHIAGYAYEAGKASIFVVNKWDVVEKDDKTMHQFEQRIRDHFLFMTYAPIVFLSAKTKQRLHKLLPVVQHVADQHAKRVQTHLLNDVVSDAIAINPPPTDKGRRLRINYVTQVAVKPPTIVVFVNDPELMHFSYERYLENKIRAAFDFEGTPIRLFTRRKSDEG, encoded by the coding sequence ATGGCAAGACCCGTTGTGGCTATCGTCGGGCGGCCGAATGTGGGGAAATCCACGATATTTAACCGGATTATCGGTGACCGCCTGGCAATCGTGGAAGATAAGCCCGGGATTACGCGCGACCGGATTTACGGCGCGTCGGAATGGAACGGGAAACCGTTCAGCATCATCGATACAGGAGGGATTGAACTCGACGACAAGGAGCCGATTCTCAAATCGATCCGTATGCAGGCCGAACTCGCGATCGAGGAAGCCGATGTGATTGTATTTATGTGTGACGCCAAGGCTGGCGTGACTACTTCGGACGAGGAGGTCGCCAATTTGTTGTACCGGTCAGGCAAGCCGGTCATTGTCGCGGTGAATAAGGTGGATAACATCGGCCGGATCGACAATATTTATGAGTTTTATAACCTCGGCTTTGGTGAGCCGATTGGGGTATCGGGCAGCCATGGCACGGGCATCGGCGATTTGCTGGATGCGATTGCGGATAATCTGCCGGAGCTCGCGGATGACGAATACGATGATGACGTGATCCGGGTCGCTTTGATTGGTCGTCCAAACGTGGGGAAATCCTCGCTGGTGAACGCGATCCTCGGTGAAGAGCGAGTCATCGTCAGCGATATCGCCGGAACAACCCGTGATGCGATTGATACGCCGTTCGAGAAAGACGGTCAACGGTACGTCCTGATCGATACCGCAGGGATGCGCAAACGCGGTAAGGTCTATGAAACGACGGAGAAGTACAGCGTTATGCGCGCCATGAAAGCGATCGAGCGGGCGGATGTGGTACTGGTTCTGATCAACGGCGAAGAAGGGATCATCGAACAGGATAAGCATATCGCGGGATACGCTTATGAAGCCGGTAAAGCTTCCATTTTCGTCGTGAACAAATGGGATGTGGTTGAGAAGGACGATAAAACCATGCACCAATTTGAGCAAAGAATCCGCGACCACTTCCTGTTTATGACGTATGCCCCGATTGTTTTCCTGTCAGCTAAAACGAAGCAGCGTTTACATAAACTGTTGCCGGTGGTTCAGCACGTCGCAGATCAGCATGCGAAGCGCGTGCAGACCCATTTGCTAAACGATGTTGTGTCGGATGCAATCGCCATCAATCCTCCGCCAACGGACAAAGGGCGGCGCCTGCGAATTAATTACGTCACGCAGGTTGCGGTGAAACCGCCGACCATCGTGGTATTTGTCAACGATCCGGAGCTGATGCATTTCTCTTATGAACGGTACCTGGAGAACAAAATCCGGGCAGCATTTGATTTTGAGGGAACGCCAATCCGGCTGTTTACGCGGCGCAAGTCTGATGAAGGTTAG
- a CDS encoding stage VI sporulation protein F — protein sequence MSKISKEALNAINKKTGKAISESSVKKLASTVKPSTIQNEAELRKLIKQVSAMAKVPVSESTIHEIVNAVKKSGMNPSNMEALMKLMLKK from the coding sequence GTGAGCAAGATATCCAAAGAGGCCTTGAATGCCATCAACAAGAAGACGGGTAAAGCGATCTCGGAAAGTTCGGTCAAAAAGCTGGCCAGCACCGTAAAGCCATCAACCATTCAAAATGAAGCCGAACTACGTAAGCTGATCAAGCAAGTATCGGCGATGGCGAAAGTTCCCGTGTCGGAAAGCACGATTCACGAGATCGTGAACGCCGTGAAAAAAAGCGGCATGAATCCGTCCAATATGGAAGCCTTAATGAAGTTAATGCTTAAAAAATAA
- a CDS encoding demethylmenaquinone methyltransferase, whose protein sequence is MSQTSSSETKEQFVHSVFESIAPKYDMMNDLLSFRRHKAWRKFTMAKMNMSPGETALDLCCGTCDWTISMAEASGGQIIGLDFSERMLEYGRLKVKERGLESRITLVQGNAMELPFEDNRFDYVTIGFGLRNVPDLRQVLREMRRVVKPGGKVVCLELSKPTWQPFKGLYYFYFQNVLPMLGKLVAKRYEQYKWLPDSLVQFPGRAELAEIFRETGLTRVEAYPLTGGIAALHIGTKETQHV, encoded by the coding sequence ATGAGCCAAACATCTTCATCCGAGACCAAAGAGCAGTTCGTGCATTCTGTATTCGAGAGCATCGCTCCGAAATACGACATGATGAACGACTTGCTTAGCTTCAGGCGTCACAAAGCGTGGCGGAAATTCACGATGGCCAAAATGAACATGTCCCCCGGGGAGACCGCGCTTGACCTGTGCTGCGGTACCTGTGATTGGACGATCAGCATGGCGGAAGCCAGCGGGGGGCAGATCATCGGCCTGGATTTTAGTGAACGGATGCTGGAATACGGACGCCTCAAAGTAAAGGAGCGCGGGCTGGAGTCGCGGATCACCTTGGTTCAAGGGAATGCGATGGAGCTGCCGTTTGAAGACAACCGGTTTGATTACGTGACGATCGGTTTTGGTCTGCGTAATGTACCTGATCTCCGCCAGGTGCTGCGGGAAATGCGGCGCGTCGTAAAACCTGGAGGAAAGGTGGTTTGCCTGGAATTGTCCAAGCCGACCTGGCAGCCGTTCAAAGGACTTTATTATTTTTATTTTCAAAATGTGCTTCCGATGCTTGGCAAACTGGTGGCAAAACGATATGAACAGTACAAATGGCTTCCCGATTCCCTCGTCCAGTTTCCTGGCCGTGCGGAGCTGGCGGAGATTTTCCGGGAGACGGGACTTACCCGGGTTGAAGCGTATCCTTTAACCGGCGGAATTGCCGCCTTGCACATCGGAACGAAGGAGACGCAACATGTTTAA
- a CDS encoding 2Fe-2S iron-sulfur cluster-binding protein, whose protein sequence is MEGRITFLPSGKTVQVRPGTSVLRAARGARIHLATRCGGNAGCLMCKVQVDPEHAAALTPPSDAERRKLGPLLDQGMRLACQAKIRGDVVVQLPKDPLKAAIRKQLERQREEEELW, encoded by the coding sequence GTGGAAGGACGTATTACGTTTCTGCCGTCCGGGAAAACCGTTCAAGTCCGGCCGGGCACTTCGGTTCTGAGGGCTGCCCGTGGAGCTAGAATTCATTTAGCGACGCGATGCGGTGGGAATGCCGGCTGTCTGATGTGCAAAGTTCAGGTCGATCCGGAGCACGCTGCCGCGTTAACTCCTCCGAGCGATGCGGAGCGCCGCAAGCTTGGCCCGCTGTTGGACCAGGGGATGCGCCTGGCCTGTCAGGCGAAGATCCGGGGGGATGTGGTGGTTCAGCTGCCGAAGGACCCGCTCAAGGCGGCGATTCGCAAACAGCTGGAACGGCAGCGGGAAGAGGAGGAATTATGGTAA
- a CDS encoding UbiA-like polyprenyltransferase — translation MFKKMVIFLQMIKFEHTVFALPFAFMGALLGSEMINHELPSWAQIGWVLLAMFGARSAAMGLNRLIDRVIDAKNPRTANRAIPAGLLKIGEVVLFIILSFALLFWAAAELDPLALKLLPIAVIMLVLYSYTKRFTWLCHVILGLTIGLAPLGGWAAVTGQVDWTAMVFYVTITFWIAGFDIIYACQDVDFDTKEGLYSIPVRFGVAKSLKIAQAFHIITALGFIALLLLTDLGWWYVVGMIIAYAILFYEHHIVSPSDLSRLQTAFFTMNGVLSIVVFSFTLIDLVVRQF, via the coding sequence ATGTTTAAGAAAATGGTAATTTTCCTGCAAATGATCAAGTTTGAACATACGGTATTCGCTTTACCGTTCGCTTTCATGGGCGCGCTGCTCGGGTCTGAAATGATTAACCATGAGCTGCCGTCCTGGGCACAGATCGGGTGGGTGCTGTTGGCGATGTTTGGCGCACGAAGTGCGGCGATGGGGCTGAACCGTCTTATTGACCGGGTCATCGATGCGAAGAACCCTCGTACCGCAAACCGCGCAATCCCGGCGGGACTTTTAAAAATAGGCGAAGTCGTGTTGTTCATCATTCTCTCTTTTGCCTTGTTGTTCTGGGCCGCTGCCGAGCTAGACCCCTTAGCATTAAAGCTGTTGCCTATCGCCGTCATCATGTTGGTTTTGTACTCCTACACGAAACGTTTTACTTGGCTCTGCCACGTCATACTGGGTCTGACGATCGGCTTAGCTCCTCTCGGCGGCTGGGCGGCTGTAACTGGACAAGTTGATTGGACAGCAATGGTATTTTATGTAACGATTACCTTTTGGATTGCCGGCTTCGATATCATTTACGCCTGCCAGGACGTTGATTTCGATACGAAGGAAGGTCTTTATTCCATTCCTGTTCGGTTTGGTGTCGCTAAATCGCTGAAGATTGCTCAAGCGTTTCATATCATCACCGCGCTGGGCTTTATCGCTTTGCTGCTGTTGACGGATTTGGGCTGGTGGTATGTCGTGGGCATGATTATTGCGTATGCTATTTTGTTTTACGAGCACCATATCGTTTCTCCGAGCGATCTCAGCCGGCTGCAAACCGCGTTCTTCACCATGAACGGCGTGCTGAGCATCGTTGTGTTTTCCTTCACATTGATTGATTTGGTGGTGCGACAATTCTAA
- the plsY gene encoding glycerol-3-phosphate 1-O-acyltransferase PlsY, translating to MILPVIAVIVCYLLGSVSFSVVLAKALKGIDIRQHGSGNAGATNTLRVLGKGPAILVLALDVLKGIAAVWIGRWLGDGVEWIASLCGIAAIVGHNWPLYFRFRGGKGIATTIGVMATLFFFPALYAGIIAILSIVITRYVSLGSLIFVFLTPIFLAVSGEFGPYFWASLVICVFAFWRHRTNIVKIVHGKENKLGSKGGDRVV from the coding sequence GTGATTTTACCCGTAATAGCTGTAATTGTTTGTTATTTGCTTGGCTCGGTTAGCTTCAGCGTCGTGTTGGCGAAAGCCTTGAAAGGCATCGATATTCGCCAGCACGGCAGCGGAAACGCGGGAGCCACCAACACACTGCGCGTACTGGGGAAAGGCCCGGCGATTCTCGTTCTGGCCCTGGATGTGCTTAAGGGGATTGCCGCAGTATGGATCGGCCGCTGGCTAGGCGACGGCGTCGAATGGATCGCCTCGCTGTGCGGCATCGCAGCAATCGTCGGCCATAACTGGCCGCTTTATTTCCGCTTTCGCGGCGGAAAAGGGATTGCCACCACGATTGGCGTGATGGCGACCTTGTTTTTCTTCCCTGCGTTGTACGCGGGGATCATTGCGATATTATCGATCGTTATTACCCGGTACGTCTCGCTTGGTTCGCTTATCTTCGTCTTCTTGACGCCGATTTTTCTGGCGGTCTCCGGCGAATTCGGCCCTTATTTCTGGGCGAGTCTGGTCATCTGCGTGTTCGCCTTCTGGAGACATCGCACGAATATCGTGAAGATCGTGCACGGCAAGGAAAATAAGCTGGGATCCAAAGGAGGAGATCGCGTTGTCTAA